The Phacochoerus africanus isolate WHEZ1 chromosome 15, ROS_Pafr_v1, whole genome shotgun sequence genome has a segment encoding these proteins:
- the FAM222A gene encoding protein FAM222A: MLACLQRTQNAPGQHLACPTKSLELRKCETVGSSMHSSRYPSPAELDAYAEKVANSPLSIKIFPTNIRVPQHKHLSRTVNGYDTSGQRYSPYPQHTAGYQGLLAIVKAAVSSSGAAAPAGPAKSVLKSAEGKRTKLSPAAVQVGIAPYPAPSTLGPLAYPKPPEVPAPPPGLPAAAATAASVIPLPGRGLPLPPSNLPSIHSILYQLNQQCQAPGAAPAACQAVAVPHPSPAKHGPMPSFPSMAYSATAGLPDCRKGTELGQGSTPALTLAGATKPAGYAEGGLDYLLWPQKPPPPPPQPLRAYSGGAVASKSPESCAGRVYERASGSPLNCGVGLPASFTVGQYFATPWNSVLVTPTSDCYNPAAAAVAVTELGPGAARELAGPPAETLSGLPSKSVCNTAVLSSSLQSLEYLINDIRPPCIKEQMLGKGYETVAVPRLLDHQHAHIRLPVYR, translated from the coding sequence GCGAGACAGTGGGCAGCTCCATGCATTCCTCCCGCTACCCGAGCCCGGCTGAGCTGGACGCCTACGCCGAGAAGGTGGCCAACAGCCCGCTCTCCATCAAGATCTTCCCCACCAACATCCGTGTGCCCCAGCACAAGCACCTCAGCCGCACCGTCAACGGCTATGACACCAGCGGCCAGCGCTACAGCCCCTACCCGCAGCACACGGCCGGCTACCAGGGCCTGCTGGCCATCGTCAAGGCCGCCGTCTCCTCCTCCGGCGCTGCTGCGCCTGCTGGGCCCGCCAAAAGCGTGCTCAAGAGCGCCGAGGGCAAGCGGACCAAGCTTTCGCCGGCTGCCGTGCAGGTGGGCATCGCGCCCTATCCGGCGCCCAGCACTCTGGGGCCCCTGGCCTACCCCAAGCCGCCCGAGGTGCCCGCCCCGCCGCCCGGCCTGCCCGcggccgccgccaccgccgcctctGTCATCCCCCTGCCCGGCCGCGGCCTGCCCCTGCCGCCCTCCAACCTGCCCTCCATCCACAGCATCCTCTACCAGCTCAACCAGCAGTGCCAGGCCCCGGGCGCCGCGCCTGCCGCCTGCCAGGCCGTGGCCGttccccaccccagcccggcCAAGCATGGCCCCATGCCCAGCTTCCCCAGCATGGCCTACTCGGCCACCGCCGGCCTGCCCGACTGCCGCAAaggcactgagctgggccagggaagCACACCGGCCTTGACGTTGGCTGGGGCCACCAAGCCTGCGGGGTATGCGGAGGGTGGCCTGGATTACCTGCTGTGGCCACAGAAgccgcccccaccaccaccccagccaCTGAGGGCATACAGTGGTGGTGCAGTGGCCAGCAAGTCCCCTGAATCCTGTGCAGGACGGGTGTATGAGCGGGCTAGCGGGTCACCCCTTAACTGCGGCGTGGGGCTGCCTGCCAGCTTCACCGTGGGCCAGTACTTCGCCACCCCCTGGAACAGCGTGCTGGTGACCCCCACCAGCGACTGCTACAACCCAGCGGCGGCGGCAGTGGCGGTGACCGAGCTGGGGCCGGGGGCAGCCAGGGAGCTGGCGGGGCCCCCGGCGGAGACCCTCTCAGGCCTACCCAGCAAGAGTGTGTGCAACACGGCCGTGCTGAGCAGCTCCCTGCAGTCGCTGGAGTATCTCATCAATGACATCCGGCCGCCCTGCATCAAGGAGCAGATGCTCGGCAAGGGCTACGAGACAGTGGCTGTGCCCCGGCTGCTCGACCACCAGCACGCCCACATCCGCCTGCCCGTCTACAGATAA